The Branchiostoma floridae strain S238N-H82 chromosome 17, Bfl_VNyyK, whole genome shotgun sequence genome has a window encoding:
- the LOC118404781 gene encoding uncharacterized protein LOC118404781 isoform X2: MAATFRRLLATAALLVLIQLLSIGTTSAQTTAAAGSTAAPSTAAPSTAATTAAPVSLMRYEVVLVYEAISIWAIILILTMLVADASMNFTVVKNVAIVGPIIGMLLCAVPMILAPISPNNGSNEQGGFTALMIQSTVCAVLSFFAAFSGYKVKQNIGEFTPTNGYGMPQTTLSLLGTVGMMPAIAGTIFSALNVAEGYQWPGIIVGCICTGLMTTNLIWYTTRAMTGKNMAAKA, translated from the exons GCACAACGTCAGCACAAACGACTGCAGCCGCAGGTTCTACTGCAGCCCCCAGTACTGCAGCGCCTTCTACTGCAGCAACTACCGCTGCACCGGTCTCTCTCATGCGCTACGAAGTAGTGCTGGTGTATGAGGCCATTTCCATCTGGGCTATTATCCTGATTTTGACCATGCTCGTGGCTGATGCAAGCA TGAACTTCACCGTTGTGAAGAACGTGGCCATTGTTGGCCCTATCATCGGCATGCTGCTTTGCGCGGTCCCGATGATTTTGGCCCCCATCTCACCTAATAACGGAAGCA ATGAGCAGGGTGGGTTTACCGCCCTTATGATCCAGTCTACCGTCTGTGCTGTTCTGAGTTTCTTCGCGGCATTTTCCGGCTACAAGGTCAAGCAGAATATTG GTGAATTTACTCCAACAAACGGATACGGCATGCCGCAGACAACTCTGTCTCTGCTGGGTACCGTCGGAATGATGCCTGCCATCGCGGGGACCATCTTCTCCGCACTCAACGTCGCGGAAG GGTACCAGTGGCCCGGTATTATCGTTGGCTGCATCTGCACCGGACTGATGACGACAAACTTGATCTGGTATACCACACGCGCTATGACAGGGAAGAACATGGCCGCCAAAG CATGA
- the LOC118404781 gene encoding uncharacterized protein LOC118404781 isoform X1, with translation MAATFRRLLATAALLVLIQLLSIGTTSAQTTAAAGSTAAPSTAAPSTAATTAAPVSLMRYEVVLVYEAISIWAIILILTMLVADASMNFTVVKNVAIVGPIIGMLLCAVPMILAPISPNNGSNEQGGFTALMIQSTVCAVLSFFAAFSGYKVKQNIGEFTPTNGYGMPQTTLSLLGTVGMMPAIAGTIFSALNVAEGYQWPGIIVGCICTGLMTTNLIWYTTRAMTGKNMAAKAVEDKNTVSMNVNVQ, from the exons GCACAACGTCAGCACAAACGACTGCAGCCGCAGGTTCTACTGCAGCCCCCAGTACTGCAGCGCCTTCTACTGCAGCAACTACCGCTGCACCGGTCTCTCTCATGCGCTACGAAGTAGTGCTGGTGTATGAGGCCATTTCCATCTGGGCTATTATCCTGATTTTGACCATGCTCGTGGCTGATGCAAGCA TGAACTTCACCGTTGTGAAGAACGTGGCCATTGTTGGCCCTATCATCGGCATGCTGCTTTGCGCGGTCCCGATGATTTTGGCCCCCATCTCACCTAATAACGGAAGCA ATGAGCAGGGTGGGTTTACCGCCCTTATGATCCAGTCTACCGTCTGTGCTGTTCTGAGTTTCTTCGCGGCATTTTCCGGCTACAAGGTCAAGCAGAATATTG GTGAATTTACTCCAACAAACGGATACGGCATGCCGCAGACAACTCTGTCTCTGCTGGGTACCGTCGGAATGATGCCTGCCATCGCGGGGACCATCTTCTCCGCACTCAACGTCGCGGAAG GGTACCAGTGGCCCGGTATTATCGTTGGCTGCATCTGCACCGGACTGATGACGACAAACTTGATCTGGTATACCACACGCGCTATGACAGGGAAGAACATGGCCGCCAAAG ctgtTGAAGATAAAAATACTGTCAG CATGAACGTCAACGTCCAGTAA
- the LOC118404310 gene encoding uncharacterized protein LOC118404310, translating to MAATFRSTRRLLTSAALVVLIQLAFSIGTTSGQTTAAAGSTAAPSTAAPSTAATTAAPVPPIRYEIVLVYESCSIWAIILMLTILVADASMNYTVVKHVASIGPLVNLIIAGTCLVLAPIPFNNGNSRQPGFTTVMIQGSIVAALSFFAAFAGFSAKKHIGDGSTNKDFPYTTMSLLCSVGMMPAIAGTIMSAIDVAPGYQWPGMIMGSICTGLMAGCIIWYITRAVTHKKRVARVAETTNNVSLKVQEY from the exons ATGGCCGCCACGTTTCGTTCTACCCGCCGACTCCTGACTTCGGCAGCTCTAGTGGTGCTGATACAACTGGCGTTTTCTATCG gcacAACGTCGGGACAAACAACTGCAGCAGCGGGTTCTACTGCAGCCCCCAGTACTGCAGCACCCTCCACTGCAGCCACAACTGCAGCACCTGTGCCTCCCATTCGGTACGAGATCGTGCTGGTGTACGAGTCCTGCTCCATCTGGGCTATCATCCTGATGTTGACCATCCTTGTAGCGGATGCAAGCA TGAACTACACAGTCGTGAAGCACGTGGCCAGTATCGGACCCCTGGTCAACCTGATAATCGCCGGAACGTGCCTTGTTTTGGCTCCCATCCCATTCAACAACGGGAACA GCAGGCAGCCTGGGTTTACCACCGTTATGATCCAGGGGTCCATCGTGGCCGCGCTGAGCTTCTTCGCGGCATTTGCCGGCTTCTCGGCCAAGAAGCACATCG gtGACGGTTCCACAAACAAGGACTTCCCGTACACGACCATGTCCCTCCTCTGCAGCGTGGGAATGATGCCTGCCATCGCAGGAACCATCATGTCTGCTATCGACGTCGCACCTG GTTACCAGTGGCCCGGTATGATTATGGGCTCTATCTGCACCGGCTTGATGGCAGGATGTATCATCTGGTACATCACACGTGCTGTTACCCATAAGAAGAGAGTCGCCAGAG TTGCTGAGACTACAAATAATGTGAG CTTAAAAGTCCAGGAGTATTAG